A single window of Caldimicrobium thiodismutans DNA harbors:
- the modA gene encoding molybdate ABC transporter substrate-binding protein: MRGIGVFLLLFYLSLGVFKVNLGYSKERLLIYAGAASKPPTEEVAKAFEKKYGVKVDIIFGGSGYVLSQMLLSKQGDIYFPGSSDYMELAKKKGAVFPETEQKVVYLVPAINVQRGNPKKIKFLKDLTRPGIKVAIANPEGVCVGAYAVEIIEKNFTPEEKERFRKNLVNYTESCEKTATAISLKTVDAVIGWRVFEHWDPYRIETIPLKKEEIIRIGYIPIAISKFTKNRDLAQKFIDFVLSKEGKAIFRKYHYFMTPDEAFSWIGGKKPVGGEYIVPTEWIKK, translated from the coding sequence ATGAGAGGGATTGGGGTGTTTCTTTTACTTTTCTATCTCTCCTTAGGTGTATTTAAGGTTAACCTGGGCTATTCCAAAGAGAGGCTTCTTATTTATGCAGGAGCTGCAAGCAAACCTCCTACTGAGGAGGTAGCCAAAGCCTTTGAAAAAAAATATGGTGTAAAAGTAGATATTATTTTTGGTGGATCGGGCTATGTTCTTTCTCAAATGCTTCTATCCAAACAGGGTGATATTTACTTCCCAGGATCTTCAGATTACATGGAACTTGCTAAGAAAAAAGGAGCTGTTTTTCCAGAAACAGAGCAAAAGGTAGTTTACCTTGTTCCTGCCATCAATGTTCAAAGGGGTAACCCCAAAAAGATAAAATTTCTTAAAGATCTTACAAGACCTGGAATTAAAGTTGCTATAGCCAATCCAGAGGGAGTCTGTGTAGGAGCCTATGCCGTTGAAATTATAGAGAAAAACTTTACCCCAGAAGAAAAAGAAAGATTTAGAAAAAACCTGGTCAATTATACAGAAAGTTGTGAAAAAACTGCCACTGCTATTTCTCTTAAAACAGTAGATGCGGTGATTGGTTGGAGGGTCTTTGAACACTGGGATCCTTATAGGATTGAAACTATACCACTCAAAAAAGAGGAAATCATTCGCATTGGTTATATTCCCATTGCCATCTCAAAGTTTACTAAAAATAGAGACCTTGCTCAAAAGTTTATAGATTTTGTCCTTTCTAAAGAGGGAAAGGCTATATTTAGAAAATATCACTATTTTATGACCCCTGATGAGGCCTTTTCCTGGATAGGCGGAAAAAAGCCTGTAGGCGGAGAATACATTGTTCCTACAGAGTGGATTAAAAAGTGA
- a CDS encoding biotin--[acetyl-CoA-carboxylase] ligase, whose protein sequence is MVPLIIGEEIWYYPSLDRGMDKAKELIELYPRTAHGRILWIGEVLKAKGRFQRRWYAKKGGLWLVITLYDELLPEREGLLGIAVGLALTRAVRTVGGERVFLKWINDLHYQGRKLAGVLMERWKDWIIIGIGINVNNNPPAHLPAISLKEIIKKEVSLKELLALFIKYFNSYYQILWTLDLDLYYGEALSNPIIEDFKKYSDTLGRCVYYHYNTDEEGGLIGNAISIDSKGALFLESEGEIIKVNTGEILYLS, encoded by the coding sequence GTGGTCCCTTTAATAATTGGAGAAGAAATCTGGTATTATCCATCCCTTGATAGGGGGATGGATAAAGCCAAAGAACTCATTGAACTCTATCCTCGCACAGCTCATGGAAGAATTCTCTGGATAGGTGAAGTTTTAAAGGCCAAGGGCCGCTTTCAAAGAAGGTGGTATGCTAAAAAAGGAGGCCTCTGGCTGGTGATAACCCTTTATGATGAACTCTTGCCTGAAAGAGAAGGATTACTTGGAATAGCAGTGGGACTTGCCCTTACCAGGGCTGTAAGAACTGTGGGAGGAGAAAGGGTCTTTTTAAAGTGGATTAACGATCTTCATTATCAGGGAAGAAAACTGGCTGGAGTCCTCATGGAAAGATGGAAAGATTGGATAATCATAGGAATTGGAATAAATGTAAATAATAATCCCCCTGCCCATCTTCCAGCTATTAGTCTTAAAGAGATTATAAAAAAGGAAGTCTCCCTTAAAGAACTTCTTGCCCTCTTCATTAAGTATTTTAACTCCTATTATCAAATACTTTGGACTCTTGATCTTGACCTCTATTATGGAGAAGCTTTATCAAATCCCATAATTGAGGACTTTAAAAAATATTCTGATACCTTGGGAAGATGCGTTTATTATCATTACAATACAGATGAGGAAGGAGGGCTTATAGGTAACGCTATCTCCATTGACTCAAAAGGGGCTCTTTTTCTTGAAAGTGAAGGAGAAATCATAAAAGTCAACACTGGAGAAATCCTCTATCTCAGCTAA
- a CDS encoding ABC transporter permease → MESLLSKRTLFSIKLSFISATLATILALIFAIPSAYALSRFNFKGKNLIDTTLELPMIVSPSALGAMLLIFFNTPLGVWIQENLVSFVFTAYGVILAQFITVLGISTRLIKAAMDEIPKRYEEVALSLGVGPARTFLTITLPLCKRGLVAAGILTWAKALGEFGATITIAGTMAFKTETLPIAIFMRLASADIEGTVALILILIIIGLLTLYSVRLFNKKEIL, encoded by the coding sequence TTGGAGAGCCTCCTTTCAAAACGCACTCTCTTTTCCATAAAATTAAGCTTTATCTCTGCAACTTTAGCCACTATCTTGGCTTTAATTTTTGCTATTCCCTCAGCCTATGCCCTTTCAAGATTTAATTTTAAAGGAAAAAATCTTATCGATACTACTCTTGAATTACCTATGATTGTCTCACCCTCTGCCCTTGGAGCTATGCTTCTTATCTTTTTTAATACCCCCCTTGGAGTCTGGATTCAAGAAAACTTAGTGTCTTTTGTTTTTACTGCCTATGGAGTTATTCTCGCCCAATTTATAACTGTTCTTGGTATCTCTACAAGACTTATTAAGGCTGCTATGGACGAAATACCAAAGAGGTATGAAGAAGTAGCTTTATCCTTAGGAGTAGGTCCTGCCAGAACCTTCCTTACCATTACACTTCCCCTTTGTAAAAGAGGCCTTGTAGCAGCTGGTATTCTTACCTGGGCAAAGGCTCTTGGAGAATTTGGAGCAACTATAACCATAGCAGGCACTATGGCTTTTAAAACAGAAACCCTCCCCATTGCCATCTTTATGAGACTTGCAAGCGCAGATATTGAAGGAACGGTGGCTTTAATTTTAATTTTAATCATCATAGGGCTTCTAACCCTTTACTCAGTAAGACTTTTTAATAAAAAAGAGATTCTTTAA
- a CDS encoding ABC transporter ATP-binding protein: MIQVENLWVEYRDFSLKEINLTVPSSSCHLLIGPTGCGKTTLLEAILGFKKVSQGSIFLEGKDISHLPVHKRGFSYVPQDLAIFPHLTVEENITYGIKFGKVENKQERIRFAFELAEAFGISHLLKKKASFLSGGERQRVALARALASGQRYLLLDEPFSSLHEGLKRELWLLLKELQKTLGLTILMVSHDLEETFFMADYVTVMIEGKILQSDTKEKVYREPKNIKVASYFGIKNIFNGIIKKIDHKDATIFCEEINKEITLPREKILKISSSQIKFGIREEEIIILRPDLPSKKENLIEGIVEEIYPFGPKTWVRFKPLYSKKAIEIILPDYALNKINLRPSKKITVTLPKEKIFVLEED; encoded by the coding sequence ATGATTCAAGTAGAGAATCTTTGGGTTGAATACAGAGATTTCTCTCTTAAAGAAATTAATCTCACTGTTCCTTCTAGTAGCTGCCATCTTCTTATTGGACCAACAGGGTGTGGAAAAACTACTCTTCTTGAAGCCATTCTTGGCTTTAAAAAAGTGTCCCAAGGAAGTATTTTTCTTGAGGGAAAAGATATTTCCCATCTTCCTGTCCATAAAAGAGGTTTCTCGTATGTGCCTCAAGATCTTGCCATCTTTCCTCATCTTACTGTGGAAGAAAATATTACCTATGGTATAAAATTTGGAAAAGTTGAAAATAAGCAAGAAAGAATAAGATTTGCTTTTGAACTTGCTGAAGCCTTTGGAATTTCCCATCTTCTCAAGAAAAAGGCAAGCTTTTTAAGTGGAGGTGAGCGCCAGAGAGTAGCCCTTGCAAGAGCCCTTGCTTCAGGGCAAAGGTATCTTCTCTTAGATGAACCTTTTTCTTCCCTCCATGAAGGTCTGAAAAGAGAACTCTGGCTACTCCTCAAAGAACTACAAAAAACCTTAGGTTTAACCATCCTCATGGTAAGCCATGACCTTGAGGAAACCTTTTTCATGGCCGATTATGTCACTGTTATGATAGAAGGAAAAATCCTTCAAAGTGATACCAAGGAGAAGGTCTATAGAGAACCAAAAAATATAAAAGTTGCTTCTTATTTTGGAATTAAAAATATATTTAACGGTATAATCAAAAAAATAGATCATAAAGATGCAACTATTTTTTGTGAAGAGATAAATAAAGAAATAACCCTTCCCAGAGAAAAGATTCTTAAAATTTCTTCTTCACAGATTAAATTTGGCATAAGAGAGGAGGAGATTATAATTCTTAGGCCAGATCTTCCTTCAAAAAAGGAAAATCTCATTGAGGGGATAGTTGAGGAGATTTACCCCTTTGGGCCTAAAACATGGGTGAGATTTAAGCCCCTTTACAGCAAAAAAGCAATTGAGATAATTTTGCCTGACTATGCCTTAAATAAAATAAATTTAAGACCCTCTAAAAAAATAACAGTTACTCTACCTAAGGAAAAAATTTTTGTATTAGAGGAAGATTGA
- a CDS encoding acetyl-CoA carboxylase carboxyl transferase subunit alpha/beta — translation MLIELHKKLKELIDLAEYIIDIKGEDFHNIGQVCETLRQRYQNFYEYSSEDMQVFFTNSQEKLNFILNKAEETLTPYEIVKIVRHPQRFTLLDILENVYDSYVELGGEGELNLDPAVVCAKAIISRRVGNEIYFHQVMVIGHEKGHGEEFRRGGSATPWGNEKALRYMKMAETEGIPIHFFIFTPGAYPIEDTPGAAQQIARNLYYLSKLEVPTVSFISEGGSGGAEAIGLSDLRLMAEKGYYSVISPEGAAAIEAKLKDGRPPRELVEKMAKALKLTARDNLELGTIDRIIPEPPLGARRRDYDFFKRLKFELIRATDEVVLHTRSLKMLRKYALTKQTDESFRYFVNWDLSEDEREILVENRYLKYRKMSQWALLEPKGFLRCMAQRGAQLSQSFAYEIKYRILKRGQKTFKRFWDEVVSESSLLLKPVSDPVKSVYNLIVGKKIKAKVKALTEIEGDTTLYISPLALQDRTITCPQADKYGCPDLWVPDLYGEFCGVCPTCGYHFPLEYNWYLNNLFDKNSIHTFNDELSSGNPLNFEGYAEKLKSARKETGLNSALISFEAKIGGLSVVVVMLVADFRQGTVGVAEGEKFIRAIELAKISRRPFIALVHTTGGIRIHEGTMGVVQMPRCTMAVRDYVDSGGLYIVVYDNNSYAGPVASFLGSAPYQFALKSTRLGFAGPRVILETTGQPVPPDYHSVENALKRGHIQGIWDRRELRKKLFFALLTMGGPNLYYR, via the coding sequence ATGTTAATTGAACTTCACAAAAAGCTAAAAGAGCTTATAGATTTAGCTGAATACATCATAGATATTAAAGGTGAGGATTTTCATAACATAGGTCAGGTTTGTGAGACTCTAAGGCAGAGATATCAAAACTTCTACGAATATTCTTCCGAAGATATGCAGGTTTTCTTTACTAATTCACAAGAAAAACTAAACTTTATTCTTAATAAAGCTGAAGAGACCCTTACACCTTATGAGATAGTTAAGATTGTTAGGCATCCTCAGAGATTTACCCTTCTTGATATCCTTGAGAATGTCTATGATTCTTATGTGGAACTTGGAGGAGAGGGAGAGCTTAATCTTGATCCTGCAGTAGTCTGCGCAAAGGCCATCATTAGCCGACGGGTTGGAAATGAGATCTATTTCCATCAGGTCATGGTCATAGGGCACGAAAAAGGGCATGGCGAGGAGTTTAGAAGAGGGGGCAGTGCTACTCCCTGGGGAAATGAAAAGGCCCTAAGATATATGAAGATGGCTGAAACTGAAGGGATTCCCATCCACTTTTTTATATTTACCCCTGGGGCCTATCCTATTGAAGATACTCCAGGGGCTGCTCAGCAGATCGCAAGAAATCTCTACTATTTAAGTAAGCTTGAGGTTCCAACAGTGTCCTTTATTTCCGAAGGTGGTTCTGGTGGAGCTGAAGCCATAGGTCTTTCTGATCTCAGGCTTATGGCAGAAAAGGGATATTATTCTGTTATAAGCCCAGAAGGAGCAGCTGCCATCGAAGCTAAACTTAAAGATGGAAGACCTCCAAGGGAACTTGTGGAAAAAATGGCTAAGGCCTTAAAGCTTACAGCCAGGGATAATCTTGAGCTGGGAACCATAGACCGCATTATCCCAGAACCTCCCTTAGGAGCCAGAAGAAGAGACTATGATTTTTTTAAAAGGTTAAAGTTTGAACTAATTCGGGCTACAGATGAGGTAGTTTTGCATACAAGAAGCCTCAAGATGTTAAGAAAATATGCCCTTACCAAACAGACAGATGAGTCTTTCAGATACTTTGTTAATTGGGATCTTTCTGAAGATGAAAGAGAAATCCTGGTTGAAAATAGATATCTAAAGTATCGAAAGATGTCCCAATGGGCCTTGCTTGAACCTAAGGGATTTCTAAGATGTATGGCCCAGAGAGGTGCCCAACTCAGCCAGAGCTTTGCCTATGAGATTAAATATAGGATCCTCAAAAGAGGACAGAAGACCTTTAAAAGATTCTGGGATGAGGTTGTTAGTGAGTCTTCTCTTCTGTTGAAACCTGTCTCAGATCCAGTGAAAAGCGTTTACAACCTTATTGTTGGCAAGAAAATAAAGGCCAAGGTAAAGGCCTTAACAGAGATTGAGGGAGACACCACTCTTTATATAAGTCCCCTTGCCCTGCAAGATCGGACCATAACCTGTCCTCAGGCAGATAAGTATGGATGCCCTGATCTTTGGGTGCCAGACCTTTATGGTGAGTTCTGTGGGGTCTGCCCAACCTGTGGCTACCATTTTCCCCTTGAATATAACTGGTATCTAAATAACCTTTTTGATAAAAATAGTATTCATACCTTTAACGATGAGCTTTCCTCTGGCAACCCCTTAAATTTTGAGGGTTATGCCGAAAAATTAAAAAGTGCCAGAAAGGAGACCGGTTTAAACTCTGCTCTTATTTCTTTTGAAGCTAAGATTGGTGGCCTCTCCGTTGTGGTAGTTATGCTGGTTGCAGATTTCAGACAAGGGACAGTGGGAGTTGCAGAAGGGGAAAAATTTATCCGGGCTATAGAACTTGCTAAAATCTCAAGAAGACCCTTTATTGCCTTAGTTCATACCACGGGTGGGATTCGCATCCATGAAGGAACCATGGGAGTTGTGCAGATGCCAAGATGCACCATGGCTGTAAGGGATTATGTGGATAGTGGAGGGCTTTATATTGTGGTTTATGACAATAATTCCTATGCAGGGCCTGTGGCAAGTTTTCTTGGTTCTGCTCCCTATCAATTTGCCTTAAAATCAACCCGATTGGGATTTGCTGGCCCAAGGGTTATTCTTGAAACCACAGGACAGCCTGTTCCCCCGGATTATCACAGTGTGGAAAATGCCTTAAAAAGAGGACATATTCAAGGCATCTGGGATAGACGAGAATTAAGAAAAAAACTCTTTTTTGCCCTTCTTACTATGGGAGGCCCAAATCTCTATTACAGGTAA
- the carB gene encoding carbamoyl-phosphate synthase large subunit, giving the protein MPKRGDLKSILIIGSGPIVIGQACEFDYSGSQACKALREEGYEVVLVNSNPATIMTDPEMADRTYIEPLIPEVLEYIIKEERPDALLPTLGGQTGLNLAFALAKKGVLEKYGVELIGAKASAIEKAESRELFRKAMENIGLKVPKSVIVHSLSEAEKAVKEIGFPVIIRPSFTLGGTGGGVAYNIEELREIVSAGLEASLIHQVMLEESVLGWKEFELEVMRDFKDNVVIICSIENFDPMGVHTGDSITVAPAQTLTDREYQRMRSAAQAVIREIGVETGGSNIQFAINPKNGEMVVIEMNPRVSRSSALASKATGYPIAKIAAKLAVGYTLDELANDITKETRAAFEPTIDYVVVKIPRYTFEKFPETKDELTTSMRSVGETMAIGRTFKEALQKAIAGLEIGRYGFGADGKSPSDHDEVLPRELIIEKLARPNSQRLFYIREAFKAGFTIEEIYKHSYIDPWFLYHLKELFNISETYKGKKLEDLTEEDFMELKQRGFTDYQIAFLTGSTELEVRKKRLALGVKPTYKLIDTCAAEFEAYTPYFYSTYEVENESRAHLSKNKKVIIIGGGPNRIGQGIEFDYCCVHAIKALRERGYDAIMINSNPETVSTDYDVSTRLYFEPLTFEHVLNVYEEEDPIGVIVQFGGQTPLNLSVPLFRAGGRILGTSPENIDRAEDREKFEALLNKLNLKRPKAGVALTVDEAFKVASSIGYPVLVRPSYVLGGRAMRIVYSEEELSEYIETAVKVNPEHPVLIDKFLEDATEVDVDALCDGERVVIGGIMEHIEEAGIHSGDSACFLPPVNLSKKVLEEIREATYKLAMELEVRGLINIQFAVKDEEVYVLEVNPRASRTVPFVSKAIGVPLAKIATWIMLGETLKEIGFTKEIIPKYYSVKEVVFPFKRFPGVDVMLGPEMKSTGEVMGIDWEPSLAYAKAQFAAGMRLPFSGKVFISVKDEDKPLMIDIAKGLEEIGFELLATSGTARYLKEFNIKVNEVPKISEGKRPNILDFIKNKEIALMINTAKGKTSKLDAYLIRRYAMELDIPYATTIAGARAMVCSIRRLKEKSFSYAPLQEYYKTLDYQFYK; this is encoded by the coding sequence ATGCCTAAAAGAGGAGATTTAAAGAGTATTCTGATAATAGGATCTGGGCCTATTGTTATAGGCCAGGCCTGTGAGTTTGATTATTCCGGAAGTCAGGCTTGTAAAGCCTTAAGAGAAGAGGGTTATGAGGTAGTTCTTGTAAATTCTAATCCTGCAACCATAATGACAGATCCTGAAATGGCAGACCGCACCTATATTGAGCCTCTTATTCCTGAAGTCCTTGAATACATCATTAAGGAAGAAAGACCCGATGCCCTTTTACCTACCCTTGGGGGACAGACCGGGCTTAATCTTGCCTTTGCTCTTGCTAAAAAGGGAGTTCTTGAAAAATATGGGGTAGAATTAATTGGTGCTAAAGCTTCTGCCATTGAAAAGGCAGAATCAAGAGAACTTTTTAGAAAGGCAATGGAAAATATTGGGCTTAAGGTCCCAAAGAGTGTCATTGTGCATAGTCTTTCTGAGGCAGAAAAGGCTGTAAAAGAAATTGGATTTCCTGTAATTATCAGACCCAGCTTTACACTTGGAGGAACAGGGGGAGGGGTTGCATACAACATTGAAGAATTAAGGGAGATTGTTTCTGCAGGCCTTGAGGCCTCTCTCATTCATCAGGTCATGCTTGAGGAATCGGTGCTTGGTTGGAAGGAGTTTGAACTTGAAGTGATGAGGGATTTTAAGGACAATGTGGTTATCATCTGTTCAATTGAAAACTTTGATCCCATGGGGGTTCATACAGGGGACTCCATTACAGTAGCTCCTGCTCAGACTTTAACTGATAGAGAATATCAAAGAATGAGAAGTGCAGCCCAGGCGGTGATAAGAGAGATAGGGGTTGAAACAGGGGGATCAAACATTCAGTTTGCTATAAATCCCAAAAACGGAGAGATGGTTGTTATTGAAATGAATCCAAGGGTTTCAAGATCATCTGCCCTTGCCAGTAAAGCCACAGGATATCCCATTGCAAAGATTGCAGCCAAACTTGCTGTAGGTTATACCCTTGATGAACTTGCCAATGATATCACCAAGGAGACAAGAGCTGCCTTTGAACCAACCATTGACTATGTGGTGGTAAAAATTCCCCGCTATACCTTTGAAAAATTTCCAGAAACCAAAGATGAGCTTACTACCTCCATGCGCTCTGTTGGTGAAACCATGGCCATTGGAAGAACCTTTAAAGAGGCCTTGCAAAAGGCTATAGCTGGCCTTGAGATTGGAAGATATGGCTTTGGAGCAGATGGTAAATCTCCCTCAGATCATGATGAAGTCTTACCAAGAGAACTTATCATCGAAAAACTTGCAAGACCAAACAGCCAGAGACTCTTTTACATAAGAGAAGCCTTTAAGGCAGGTTTTACCATAGAAGAAATTTATAAACATTCCTATATTGATCCCTGGTTTCTCTATCACCTGAAAGAGCTTTTTAATATAAGTGAGACCTATAAAGGGAAAAAACTTGAAGATCTTACAGAAGAAGATTTCATGGAGCTAAAGCAAAGAGGTTTTACTGATTATCAGATAGCCTTTTTAACTGGTTCCACTGAGTTAGAGGTAAGAAAAAAAAGATTAGCTCTTGGGGTTAAACCTACATACAAGCTCATTGATACCTGTGCAGCGGAATTTGAGGCTTATACTCCCTATTTTTATTCTACCTATGAAGTAGAAAATGAATCAAGGGCGCATTTAAGTAAAAATAAAAAAGTTATTATTATTGGAGGAGGCCCAAATAGAATAGGGCAGGGAATAGAATTTGATTATTGCTGTGTCCATGCCATTAAAGCCTTAAGAGAACGGGGTTATGATGCTATTATGATAAACTCCAATCCAGAGACAGTTTCTACTGACTATGATGTTTCCACAAGACTCTATTTTGAACCTCTGACCTTTGAACATGTTCTGAATGTTTATGAAGAGGAAGATCCAATAGGTGTTATTGTTCAGTTTGGAGGGCAAACCCCTTTAAATCTGAGTGTCCCTTTATTTAGGGCGGGGGGAAGAATTCTTGGAACTTCACCTGAAAATATTGACAGAGCTGAAGACAGAGAGAAATTTGAGGCTCTTTTAAATAAACTTAATCTCAAGAGACCCAAGGCAGGTGTTGCCCTAACTGTTGATGAGGCCTTTAAGGTGGCATCTTCTATTGGATATCCTGTTCTTGTTAGGCCCTCTTATGTGCTTGGCGGAAGAGCCATGAGAATTGTTTACTCAGAAGAGGAACTCTCTGAATATATAGAGACTGCCGTTAAAGTCAATCCTGAACATCCTGTTTTAATTGATAAATTTTTAGAGGATGCAACAGAAGTTGATGTGGATGCCCTTTGTGATGGTGAGAGGGTTGTAATAGGGGGAATAATGGAACATATTGAAGAGGCAGGGATTCATTCCGGGGATTCTGCCTGCTTTTTACCTCCGGTAAATCTTTCCAAAAAGGTGCTTGAAGAGATTAGAGAGGCCACTTATAAACTTGCCATGGAGCTTGAGGTAAGGGGGCTAATTAATATTCAATTTGCAGTAAAGGATGAGGAAGTATATGTGCTGGAAGTGAATCCAAGGGCCTCAAGAACAGTTCCCTTTGTTTCAAAGGCAATTGGCGTTCCCCTTGCAAAGATTGCAACCTGGATCATGCTTGGAGAAACCTTAAAGGAAATTGGATTCACCAAGGAGATTATTCCAAAATATTATTCTGTGAAAGAGGTTGTTTTTCCCTTTAAGAGATTTCCAGGGGTTGATGTTATGCTTGGTCCAGAAATGAAATCAACAGGTGAGGTAATGGGGATTGACTGGGAACCTTCTCTTGCCTATGCAAAAGCACAGTTTGCAGCAGGAATGAGACTTCCCTTTTCTGGTAAGGTTTTTATCTCTGTAAAAGATGAGGACAAACCCCTAATGATTGATATTGCCAAAGGACTTGAGGAGATAGGGTTTGAACTTCTTGCAACCTCAGGAACAGCAAGATATTTAAAGGAATTCAATATCAAAGTTAATGAAGTTCCTAAAATTTCCGAAGGGAAAAGACCTAATATTCTTGATTTTATTAAAAATAAAGAGATTGCTCTTATGATAAATACTGCTAAGGGTAAAACAAGTAAGCTTGATGCCTATCTTATCAGACGCTATGCTATGGAGCTTGATATTCCCTATGCTACAACTATTGCCGGTGCAAGAGCCATGGTTTGCAGTATAAGAAGATTAAAAGAAAAATCCTTTTCCTATGCCCCCCTTCAAGAGTATTATAAAACACTGGATTATCAATTTTACAAATAA
- a CDS encoding winged helix-turn-helix domain-containing protein — protein MKEETLEEKKYVKNFKNRSRGEGEWKKRHRFCEVESGEGGFALKGRIWIDGPEGTFLGFGRAILLERIKEFGSISAAARSMKMAYKQAWQLVDSMNKQAGTPLVETFIGGKRGGGAKLTEAGEKTLKAFWTFYEDFQKFLKEEKKKIFSIFL, from the coding sequence ATGAAAGAAGAGACTTTGGAGGAGAAAAAATATGTAAAGAATTTTAAAAATAGATCCAGAGGAGAGGGGGAATGGAAGAAAAGGCATAGATTTTGTGAAGTTGAGAGTGGGGAAGGGGGCTTTGCCCTTAAAGGAAGAATCTGGATTGATGGGCCTGAAGGAACCTTTCTTGGTTTTGGAAGGGCTATTCTTCTTGAAAGAATTAAAGAGTTTGGTTCCATTTCTGCTGCAGCAAGATCTATGAAGATGGCTTATAAACAGGCATGGCAACTTGTTGATTCCATGAATAAACAGGCAGGAACTCCCCTTGTGGAAACCTTTATAGGTGGAAAAAGAGGCGGAGGAGCAAAATTAACTGAGGCTGGAGAGAAAACTTTAAAAGCATTTTGGACCTTTTATGAAGACTTCCAAAAATTTTTAAAAGAGGAAAAAAAGAAAATTTTTTCAATCTTCCTCTAA